CGCTGCGGGGAAAAATATTGTGGCAGATGGGCATAATTAAAAATGGCCAATCGATCTGGATCCAGGTCATTCACGACTGTCTCAAGGGTATTGAGAAATGAATCCGTACCCTGCAATGGCAACCCATAGATCAGATCCAGGTTGATAGATTGAAACCCAGCTTCTCTGGCCTCAGCCACCACCTGTTGATTCAAGGTTTGCGGTTGAATTCGGTTTACGGCTTTCTGCACACGGGGATCCAGATCCTGAACTCCTATGGAAATCCGATTGAATCCCAGTGCGCGCAATCCACGCACTGTTCCACGTGGAACCTCACGTGGATCCACCTCGATGCCGTATTCACCCTGATCATCATCAAGCAGAAAAAAATGGTTTCGGACCACTTCCAGCAGATGTCCCATCTGATCCAAAGTCAAATAAGTCGGACTGCCTCCACCTAAATGAAGCTGAACAACAGGCCGCCGTTGATCAAACAGGGAACCGACAAGGGCTATCTCCTTTTCTAGGTAGGTCAAATAATAAGCCGCACGGGATCGATCAGGTGTAACAACCTTGTTACAGGCACAATAGTAACAAACGGTGTCGCAAAACGGGATATGGATGTAAAGAGATAGAGGCCGATCAGGTTGAAAGGATGTGGCGGCAACAATATTTTTACGAAAGGCCTTCCCTCCAAACCGATCCGAAAAATGGGGCGCGGTAGGATATGAGGTGTAACGCG
This DNA window, taken from Magnetococcales bacterium, encodes the following:
- the hemN gene encoding oxygen-independent coproporphyrinogen III oxidase is translated as MISQEVSFDRAMIHRYDRSGPRYTSYPTAPHFSDRFGGKAFRKNIVAATSFQPDRPLSLYIHIPFCDTVCYYCACNKVVTPDRSRAAYYLTYLEKEIALVGSLFDQRRPVVQLHLGGGSPTYLTLDQMGHLLEVVRNHFFLLDDDQGEYGIEVDPREVPRGTVRGLRALGFNRISIGVQDLDPRVQKAVNRIQPQTLNQQVVAEAREAGFQSINLDLIYGLPLQGTDSFLNTLETVVNDLDPDRLAIFNYAHLPQYFSPQRRIQTEDLPNAETKLQILEQTIRFLTAHDYVYVGMDHFAKPTNELARAQRHGALHRNFQGYTTHAECDLVGLGVTAISQVGTSYAQNQKELETYYHQLDHNELTVFRGLQLSQDDVIRRDVIMRLICDFQLDCAAMEKKHGVIFADYFSSEMVILRQMVVEGLMEERGSVLQVTPAGRLLVRNICMVFDWYLRHAEQKKSFSKTI